A portion of the Chloroflexota bacterium genome contains these proteins:
- the ispF gene encoding 2-C-methyl-D-erythritol 2,4-cyclodiphosphate synthase codes for MRIGNGYDVHRLVEGRPLVLGGVTIPHDKGLLGHSDGDALLHAVIDALLGAAGLGDIGGQFPSSDPAYKDADSRELLRRVIALVGGNGWRLVNLDATIIAEKPVMKPHLAPMQQCIAECLSAQPDQINVKAKTNDGLGAIGGGEGIAVHAVALLEETP; via the coding sequence ATCCGCATAGGGAACGGCTACGACGTCCACCGACTGGTCGAGGGCCGTCCCCTGGTGCTCGGCGGCGTGACCATCCCGCATGACAAGGGCCTGCTGGGGCACAGTGACGGCGACGCGCTGCTGCATGCCGTCATCGACGCGCTGCTGGGCGCCGCGGGCCTCGGCGACATCGGCGGGCAGTTTCCCTCAAGCGATCCGGCGTACAAGGACGCCGATAGCCGGGAGCTTCTTCGGCGCGTGATCGCGCTCGTCGGCGGGAACGGGTGGAGGCTTGTGAACCTGGATGCTACAATCATAGCCGAGAAGCCGGTGATGAAGCCCCACCTGGCGCCCATGCAGCAGTGCATCGCGGAGTGCCTGTCGGCCCAACCGGACCAGATAAACGTCAAGGCCAAGACCAATGACGGCCTTGGAGCCATCGGCGGCGGCGAGGGCATCGCCGTCCACGCCGTAGCCCTCCTAGAGGAAACCCCATGA